A single Triticum dicoccoides isolate Atlit2015 ecotype Zavitan chromosome 2A, WEW_v2.0, whole genome shotgun sequence DNA region contains:
- the LOC119357560 gene encoding aspartic proteinase CDR1-like — MCRALLLLGLFLILTPLVCGYTDGGFSVELIHRDSPRSPFHDPSLTPHGRVLAAVQRSYAGSGSPDPDGAVSEVISGTFQFFMYVNVGTPRTRMLALVDTGSDLVWLRCTNGSASPAPPPPAAAAAAGGTSSVFDLSSSSTYGLVGCQSDSCHSVHGTNCDATSLCQYSYSYVGGSSSSGLVSTETFTFDDAPGGPQLQVPRVNFGCATTANFPGYGIVGLSDGKSSLINQMSAATSLGRRFSYCLAPYLSDASSALNFGSRATVTEPGAVTTPMEASYTVEIVAVRVGNSIIKLPNSKRSPVIVDSGSMLTSLDGELLDPIVEALARSIKLPRKQSPNPELFSVCYQADGMKALEKVFPDVTLELGGGALVKLKAENVFMDLLLRTVCLAIVPVKYEGSVPTIGSVMQHNMHVGYDLDKRTITFAPADCATSFPSPPASVV, encoded by the coding sequence ATGTGTCGCGCCCTTTTGCTCCTTGGCCTCTTCTTGATCCTGACGCCGCTGGTGTGTGGGTACACCGACGGCGGGTTCAGCGTGGAGCTCATCCACCGGGACTCCCCCAGGTCGCCGTTCCACGACCCGTCGCTCACCCCGCACGGCCGCGTGCTTGCCGCCGTGCAGCGCTCGTACGCCGGCTCAGGCTCTCCCGACCCTGACGGCGCGGTGTCGGAGGTGATCTCAGGCACGTTCCAGTTCTTCATGTACGTCAACGTCGGCACGCCACGCACCCGGATGCTGGCCCTCGTCGACACCGGCAGCGACCTCGTGTGGCTCAGATGCACCAACGGTTCTGCTTCTCCGGCACCGCCGCcgccagcagcggcagcagcagccggCGGGACGAGCAGCGTGTTCGACCTGTCCTCCTCGTCGACCTACGGCCTCGTGGGCTGCCAGTCCGACTCGTGCCACTCGGTCCACGGCACCAACTGCGACGCCACCTCCTTGTGTCAGTACAGCTACTCGTACGTGGGCGGCTCAAGCAGTAGCGGCCTCGTCTCCACCGAGACCTTCACCTTCGACGACGCTCCCGGTGGCCCGCAGCTGCAAGTGCCCAGAGTCAACTTCGGCTGCGCCACCACCGCCAACTTCCCCGGTTACGGCATCGTAGGCCTCTCGGACGGGAAATCTTCCCTGATCAACCAGATGAGCGCGGCCACGTCGCTCGGCCGGAGGTTCTCCTACTGCCTCGCGCCCTACTTAAGCGACGCGTCCTCGGCGCTCAACTTCGGGTCCCGCGCCACCGTGACGGAGCCGGGCGCGGTGACCACGCCGATGGAGGCTTCCTACACCGTCGAAATCGTGGCCGTCAGGGTTGGGAACTCGATCATCAAGCTGCCGAATTCGAAGCGGTCCCCCGTCATCGTCGACTCCGGGTCGATGCTGACGTCCCTCGACGGGGAGCTGCTGGACCCCATCGTGGAGGCGCTCGCCCGGAGCATCAAACTCCCGCGCAAGCAGTCGCCCAACCCGGAGCTGTTTTCGGTGTGCTACCAGGCGGACGGCATGAAGGCGCTGGAGAAGGTTTTCCCGGACGTCACCTTGGAGCTGGGCGGGGGCGCCTTGGTCAAGCTCAAGGCGGAGAACGTGTTCATGGACCTTCTGCTACGGACCGTGTGCTTGGCCATCGTGCCGGTGAAGTATGAGGGTTCGGTTCCGACGATCGGCAGCGTCATGCAGCACAACATGCATGTCGGCTACGACCTCGACAAGCGCACCATCACCTTCGC